The following proteins are co-located in the Primulina tabacum isolate GXHZ01 chromosome 11, ASM2559414v2, whole genome shotgun sequence genome:
- the LOC142519063 gene encoding pentatricopeptide repeat-containing protein At5g43790 isoform X1, with protein sequence MKSVSPKSNHSVLHLLRRCKTLNTFKQVHAQMITTGLILHTYPVSRVLYFSSYLAPVTYTLTIFNLVLNPSIFLYNTLVSSLTREDHVQIALSIYSRILTHSSVKPNNYTYPSLFKAFGSNQWLEEGKSLHAHVLKFLGSPIDKFIQASLVNFYSRCGKVGLARYIFNRIREPDLATWNSMLSAYARNDTFSLVDNIHGNTGFSLEVLSLFSSMQKSLLEPNEVTLVALITACADIGALSQGTWAHVYVIRNNLSINHFIGTALITLYANCGCLDLGCQLFKQLARRDAFCFNAMIRGLAIHGRGNEALGLFRKMIREGFDPDDTTILSVMNACSHVGLVEEGRKYFKSMKSVYRLEPKIEHYCCLVDLLGRAGLVEDAEEIVLSMPMKPNAILWRSLLGAARVHGNVDTGEIALRKLLELEPETSGSYVLLSNMYAFLNRWEDVNRLRSLMKRLGIDKTPGSSIVEVNGSMHEFLIGDRSHPKVKDIYLKLEEMNKKLQEFGHLPRTRDVLFDIEDEEREEALSHHSERLAISFALLESNACVPIRIIKNLRVCVDCHSCTKLFSKIYMREIIVRDRTRFHHFKNGTCSCLDYW encoded by the coding sequence ATGAAATCAGTAAGCCCAAAATCAAACCATTCAGTCCTTCATCTCTTACGACGATGCAAGACATTGAATACTTTCAAACAGGTCCATGCTCAAATGATCACAACCGGCCTCATCCTCCACACATATCCTGTCAGCCGCGTTCTCTACTTTTCTTCCTATCTAGCTCCTGTAACCTACACACTAACCATATTCAACTTAGTCTTGAACCCAAGTATCTTTCTCTATAACACCCTTGTTTCTTCCCTCACTCGAGAAGATCATGTTCAAATCGCGTTGTCTATATATTCTCGCATTCTGACTCACTCCAGTGTCAAACCAAATAACTACACCTACCCTTCACTCTTCAAGGCTTTTGGGTCCAATCAATGGCTTGAAGAAGGCAAATCCCTACATGCACATGTCTTAAAATTTCTTGGTTCCCCTATCGACAAATTCATTCAAGCTTCGCTGGTTAATTTTTATTCCAGATGTGGCAAAGTAGGTCTTGCAAGATATATATTCAATCGAATTAGGGAACCCGATTTGGCGACATGGAACTCTATGCTGTCAGCTTATGCACGTAATGATACGTTTAGTTTAGTTGATAATATACATGGAAATACTGGTTTTTCTCTGGAGGTTTTGAGTTTGTTCAGCTCCATGCAAAAGTCTCTTTTGGAGCCAAATGAAGTAACTTTAGTTGCTTTAATCACTGCATGTGCTGATATAGGTGCTCTCAGTCAAGGTACCTGGGCGCATGTTTATGTGATTAGAAATAATCTTAGCATCAATCACTTCATTGGCACGGCACTAATTACTTTGTATGCCAATTGTGGCTGTCTTGATTTAGGTTGCCAGTTGTTCAAACAGTTGGCACGTAGGGATGCATTTTGTTTCAATGCCATGATTAGAGGACTTGCAATCCATGGTCGTGGGAATGAGGCACTTGGTTTGTTTCGGAAAATGATACGAGAGGGTTTTGACCCTGATGATACAACAATACTATCAGTAATGAATGCTTGCTCGCATGTAGGATTGGTGGAAGAAGGACGTAAATATTTCAAGTCAATGAAAAGTGTATATAGACTTGAGCCTAAGATTGAGCACTATTGTTGCCTAGTGGATCTTCTGGGCCGAGCTGGGCTTGTTGAGGACGCTGAGGAAATAGTTTTGTCCATGCCTATGAAGCCTAACGCCATTTTGTGGAGGTCTTTGCTCGGGGCTGCTAGAGTTCATGGGAATGTAGATACTGGTGAAATTGCATTGAGGAAACTATTAGAATTAGAACCCGAAACTAGTGGGAGTTATGTGCTTTTATCGAATATGTATGCATTTTTGAACAGGTGGGAAGATGTTAATCGACTACGATCATTGATGAAACGTCTTGGCATTGACAAAACTCCTGGAAGTAGCATAGTTGAGGTGAATGGTTCAATGCATGAGTTCCTCATTGGTGACAGGAGTCATCCAAAAGTGAAAGATATATACTTAAAGCTCGAAGAAATGAATAAAAAGTTACAAGAATTTGGTCATCTTCCAAGAACTCGAGACGTGTTGTTTGACATTGAAGATGAAGAAAGGGAAGAAGCTCTTTCGCATCACAGCGAAAGGCTAGCTATATCGTTTGCTCTTCTGGAATCCAATGCTTGTGTACCTATCAGGATTATAAAGAATCTCCGTGTTTGTGTGGATTGCCATTCTTGTACTAAGcttttttcgaaaatatataTGAGAGAGATTATAGTAAGAGACAGAACCAGGTTTCATCACTTCAAGAACGGAACTTGTTCTTGTTTGGATTACTGGTAG
- the LOC142519063 gene encoding pentatricopeptide repeat-containing protein At5g43790 isoform X2, whose protein sequence is MKSVSPKSNHSVLHLLRRCKTLNTFKQVHAQMITTGLILHTYPVSRVLYFSSYLAPVTYTLTIFNLVLNPSIFLYNTLVSSLTREDHVQIALSIYSRILTHSSVKPNNYTYPSLFKAFGSNQWLEEGKSLHAHVLKFLGSPIDKFIQASLVNFYSRCGKVGLARYIFNRIREPDLATWNSMLSAYARNDTFSLVDNIHGNTGFSLEVLSLFSSMQKSLLEPNEVTLVALITACADIGALSQGCQLFKQLARRDAFCFNAMIRGLAIHGRGNEALGLFRKMIREGFDPDDTTILSVMNACSHVGLVEEGRKYFKSMKSVYRLEPKIEHYCCLVDLLGRAGLVEDAEEIVLSMPMKPNAILWRSLLGAARVHGNVDTGEIALRKLLELEPETSGSYVLLSNMYAFLNRWEDVNRLRSLMKRLGIDKTPGSSIVEVNGSMHEFLIGDRSHPKVKDIYLKLEEMNKKLQEFGHLPRTRDVLFDIEDEEREEALSHHSERLAISFALLESNACVPIRIIKNLRVCVDCHSCTKLFSKIYMREIIVRDRTRFHHFKNGTCSCLDYW, encoded by the exons ATGAAATCAGTAAGCCCAAAATCAAACCATTCAGTCCTTCATCTCTTACGACGATGCAAGACATTGAATACTTTCAAACAGGTCCATGCTCAAATGATCACAACCGGCCTCATCCTCCACACATATCCTGTCAGCCGCGTTCTCTACTTTTCTTCCTATCTAGCTCCTGTAACCTACACACTAACCATATTCAACTTAGTCTTGAACCCAAGTATCTTTCTCTATAACACCCTTGTTTCTTCCCTCACTCGAGAAGATCATGTTCAAATCGCGTTGTCTATATATTCTCGCATTCTGACTCACTCCAGTGTCAAACCAAATAACTACACCTACCCTTCACTCTTCAAGGCTTTTGGGTCCAATCAATGGCTTGAAGAAGGCAAATCCCTACATGCACATGTCTTAAAATTTCTTGGTTCCCCTATCGACAAATTCATTCAAGCTTCGCTGGTTAATTTTTATTCCAGATGTGGCAAAGTAGGTCTTGCAAGATATATATTCAATCGAATTAGGGAACCCGATTTGGCGACATGGAACTCTATGCTGTCAGCTTATGCACGTAATGATACGTTTAGTTTAGTTGATAATATACATGGAAATACTGGTTTTTCTCTGGAGGTTTTGAGTTTGTTCAGCTCCATGCAAAAGTCTCTTTTGGAGCCAAATGAAGTAACTTTAGTTGCTTTAATCACTGCATGTGCTGATATAGGTGCTCTCAGTCAAG GTTGCCAGTTGTTCAAACAGTTGGCACGTAGGGATGCATTTTGTTTCAATGCCATGATTAGAGGACTTGCAATCCATGGTCGTGGGAATGAGGCACTTGGTTTGTTTCGGAAAATGATACGAGAGGGTTTTGACCCTGATGATACAACAATACTATCAGTAATGAATGCTTGCTCGCATGTAGGATTGGTGGAAGAAGGACGTAAATATTTCAAGTCAATGAAAAGTGTATATAGACTTGAGCCTAAGATTGAGCACTATTGTTGCCTAGTGGATCTTCTGGGCCGAGCTGGGCTTGTTGAGGACGCTGAGGAAATAGTTTTGTCCATGCCTATGAAGCCTAACGCCATTTTGTGGAGGTCTTTGCTCGGGGCTGCTAGAGTTCATGGGAATGTAGATACTGGTGAAATTGCATTGAGGAAACTATTAGAATTAGAACCCGAAACTAGTGGGAGTTATGTGCTTTTATCGAATATGTATGCATTTTTGAACAGGTGGGAAGATGTTAATCGACTACGATCATTGATGAAACGTCTTGGCATTGACAAAACTCCTGGAAGTAGCATAGTTGAGGTGAATGGTTCAATGCATGAGTTCCTCATTGGTGACAGGAGTCATCCAAAAGTGAAAGATATATACTTAAAGCTCGAAGAAATGAATAAAAAGTTACAAGAATTTGGTCATCTTCCAAGAACTCGAGACGTGTTGTTTGACATTGAAGATGAAGAAAGGGAAGAAGCTCTTTCGCATCACAGCGAAAGGCTAGCTATATCGTTTGCTCTTCTGGAATCCAATGCTTGTGTACCTATCAGGATTATAAAGAATCTCCGTGTTTGTGTGGATTGCCATTCTTGTACTAAGcttttttcgaaaatatataTGAGAGAGATTATAGTAAGAGACAGAACCAGGTTTCATCACTTCAAGAACGGAACTTGTTCTTGTTTGGATTACTGGTAG
- the LOC142517835 gene encoding ATP sulfurylase 1, chloroplastic-like, with amino-acid sequence MATMASLYLKNSTPTFHSIPKIPKTHLSPPFNVPLHRYPSSKIRRLTHISASLIDPDGGKLVQLFVPEYEKESKFKQAVSLPKIRLSMIDLQWVHVLSEGWASPLKGFMRESQFLQTLHFNSLRLEDGSFVNMSVPIVLAIDDNQKSRVGSFTSVALVDEKGDPVAILNDIEIYKHNKEERIARTWGTTAPGLPYVDEAITESGNWLIGGDLEVIHPIQYNDGLDRFRLSPAQLHDEFERRNADAVFAFQLRNPVHNGHALLMTDTRRRLLEMGYKNPILLLHPLGGYTKADDVPLSWRMKQHEKVLEDGILDPETTVVSIFPSPMHYAGPTEVQWHAKARINAGANFYIVGRDPAGMSHPIEKRDLYDADHGKKVLSMAPGLEKLNILPFKVAAYDKTQGKMAFFDPSRAQDFLFISGTKMRTLAKNKENPPDGFMCPGGWQVLVEYYDSLAPFENGALPIPVPA; translated from the exons ATGGCAACAATGGCTTCTCTATACCTCAAAAATTCTACCCCAACCTTCCATTCCATCCCAAAAATACCAAAAACCCATCTCTCTCCGCCCTTCAATGTCCCACTCCACCGCTATCCGTCCTCCAAAATCCGACGCCTCACCCACATATCCGCTTCTCTAATCGATCCGGATGGTGGGAAGCTTGTTCAATTATTCGTACCAGAATATGAAAAAGAATCCAAATTCAAGCAGGCTGTGAGCCTGCCGAAGATCAGGCTCTCCATGATTGATCTTCAGTGGGTGCATGTGCTCAGCGAAGGCTGGGCAAGCCCATTGAAGGGATTCATGAGAGAGTCGCAGTTCCTCCAAACACTTCATTTTAATTCTCTCCGTCTAGAAGACGGGTCGTTTGTGAACATGTCGGTACCTATCGTGCTCGCGATTGATGATAATCAGAAGAGTCGGGTTGGGTCGTTTACCAGCGTGGCACTTGTTGATGAAAAGGGCGACCCAGTTGCTATTTTGAATGA CATTGAGATCTACAAGCACAATAAAGAAGAACGAATAGCAAGAACTTGGGGTACAACTGCACCTGGTCTGCCCTATGTTGATGAAGCAATAACAGAATCCGGAAACTGGCTGATTGGTGGTGATTTAGAGGTTATACATCCCATTCAGTATAATGATGGCCTTGATCGATTCCGGCTTTCTCCTGCACAGCTTCATGATGAGTTTGAGAGACGCAATGCAGATGCAGTATTTGCTTTCCAGCTAAGAAACCCTGTGCACAATGGCCATGCTCTATTGATGACTGACACGCGTCGCCGGCTTCTTGAGATGGGATACAAGAATCCCATCCTCTTGCTTCATCCTTTAGGCGGTTACACAAAAGCAGACGATGTTCCACTTAGCTGGCGAATGAAGCAGCATGAAAAG GTGCTTGAAGATGGCATCCTTGATCCAGAGACTACGGTTGTTTCGATATTTCCGTCTCCAATGCACTATGCTGGACCTACTGAGGTTCAGTGGCATGCTAAAGCTCGGATTAATGCAGGCGCAAACTTTTACATTGTCGGGCGCGACCCAGCTGGCATGAGCCACCCCATCGAGAAACGAGATTTGTATGACGCTGATCACGGAAAGAAAGTACTCAGCATGGCTCCTGGATTGGAGAAGTTGAACATTTTACCATTCAAG GTGGCTGCATATGACAAGACTCAGGGTAAAATGGCATTCTTTGATCCATCAAGGGCACAAGATTTTCTATTCATATCTGGCACCAAG ATGCGAACCTTGGCAAAGAACAAGGAAAACCCTCCTGATGGATTCATGTGCCCTGGTGGCTGGCAAGTTTTGGTGGAATATTACGATAGTTTAGCTCCCTTTGAGAATGGTGCACTGCCCATACCTGTTCCTGCCTAA
- the LOC142517834 gene encoding putative calcium-transporting ATPase 13, plasma membrane-type has translation MPSIILANSQCMDSLADLHDTVNLSLRNKKRWHLALVTIYCSRAFFPRFKQEEILSRKWGKISPELSSRIILDVVQEHPLFSGVDQSSLIEVVKDKSLDHLAELGRVEGISSSLKTDLQNGITGDLEDISSRHEAFGMNTYRKPPTKSFLHFVWEAFKDPTILILLLCASLSLGFGIKENGPKEGWYDGGSIFVAVFLVISVSAISNFRQNSQFEKLSKVSSNIPVQVLRNGRRQQITIFEIVVGEVVCLKIGDQVPADGLFIEGHSLQVDESSMTGESDHVEINAYQKPFLFSGTKVADGYGKMLITSVGMNTTWGEMMSTISRDSNEQTPLQMRLNKLTSSIGNTEDDNGNKEFNGSRTKADDVINAVVRIIAAAVTIVVVAIPEGLPLAVTLTLAYSMKRMMADQAMVRKLSACETMGSATIIRTDKTGTLTLNQMKVTKFWLGKESPQGKDYSLISRSVLELLYQGICLNTTGSVYRSEISGTDLEFSGSPTEKAILSWAMLELNMDMEAIKRECNVLKVEAFNSEKKRSGVLMKKVEDGRSHVHWKGAAEMILAMCSHYYDIEGDIKDLNDLERVKFDQIIQEMAASSLRCIAFAHKQVLEVEHESGGNHPRIQENGLTLLGMVGLKDPCRPGVKRAVENCQFAGVQVEMITGDNVFTAKAIATECGILHPNQEAKDGMVIQGVEFRGYTDEERMEIVDKICVMARSSPFDKLLMVQCLKRKGHVVAVTGDGTNDAPALKEADIGLSMGIQGTEVAKESSDIVILDDNFASVATVLMWGRCVYNNTQKFIQFQLTVNVAALVINFVAAVSAGEVPLTAVQLLWVNLIMDTLGALALATEKPTKELMNQKPVGRTMPLITNVMWRNLLAQALYQISVLLIIQFRGESILSISKRVNDTLIFNTFVLCQVFNEFNARKLEKKNVFEGIHKNKLFLGIVGVTLILQVVMVEFLKKFADTERLNWGQWGLCIGIAAASWPIGWLVKSIPVTDKPVSSFFSFQNLQGT, from the exons ATGCCTTCGATCATTCTTGCAAACTCGCAGTGCATGGACTCGTTAGCTGATCTGCATGACACTGTGAATCTCAGTCTACGCAATAAAAAGAGATGGCATTTGGCTTTAGTCACAATTTATTGTTCGAGGGCTTTCTTCCCCCGCTTCAAACAAGAAGAGATATTATCGCGAAAATGGGGCAAGATTTCGCCTGAACTGTCTTCAAGAATCATTCTCGATGTTGTTCAAGAGCATCCCTTATTCTCTGGTGTTGATCAGTCGAGCCTTATCGAGGTTGTTAAAGACAAAAGCCTTGATCATTTGGCAGAACTTGGAAGAGTTGAAGGGATTTCTTCTTCTCTTAAGACAGATTTGCAAAATGGGATTACTGGTGATTTAGAAGATATTTCTTCTAGGCATGAAGCATTTGGAATGAATACATATCGAAAGCCACCAACCAAGAGTTTCCTCCATTTTGTATGGGAAGCTTTCAAGGATCCAACGATTCTAATTCTATTGCTTTGTGCTTCACTCTCTCTTGGATTTGGTATCAAAGAGAATGGTCCTAAAGAGGGTTGGTATGATGGAGGAAGCATATTTGTTGCTGTTTTTCTAGTCATTTCTGTATCTGCTATCAGCAATTTCAGGCAAAACAGTCAGTTCGAGAAACTTTCGAAAGTGAGCAGTAATATTCCAGTACAAGTTCTGAGAAATGGACGAAGGCAACAGATAACAATATTTGAGATCGTTGTTGGAGAAGTTGTTTGTCTCAAGATTGGTGATCAAGTACCTGCGGATGGCCTATTCATAGAAGGCCACTCTTTGCAAGTGGATGAATCTAGCATGACTGGAGAAAGTGATCACGTGGAGATTAATGCATATCAGAAACCCTTTCTGTTTTCAGGTACGAAGGTTGCTGATGGATACGGTAAAATGCTAATAACTTCTGTGGGAATGAACACTACTTGGGGTGAAATGATGAGCACAATAAGTCGTGATTCGAATGAGCAAACACCCCTTCAAATGCGGTTGAACAAGCTAACTTCATCAATTG GAAATACGGAAGATGACAATGGGAATAAAGAGTTCAATGGGAGTAGGACTAAGGCTGATGATGTGATCAATGCTGTGGTGAGGATTattgctgctgctgtaactatAGTAGTTGTCGCGATTCCTGAAGGGCTGCCTCTTGCAGTCACACTAACTCTTGCTTATTCGATGAAAAGAATGATGGCAGATCAGGCAATGGTGAGAAAGCTCTCAGCTTGTGAGACAATGGGCTCAGCCACAATTATACGTACAGATAAAACAGGTACTCTTACTCTAAATCAGATGAAAGTAACAAAGTTTTGGTTGGGAAAAGAATCTCCACAAGGGAAGGATTATTCTTTGATTTCTAGGAGTGTTCTTGAATTATTGTACCAAGGGATTTGCCTCAACACAACAGGTAGTGTTTACAGGTCTGAGATATCAGGAACAGATCTTGAGTTCTCTGGCAGTCCAACAGAGAAGGCGATTCTTTCATGGGCCATGCTCGAATTGAACATGGATATGGAGGCGATAAAACGAGAATGCAATGTTTTGAAGGTTGAAGCATTCAATTCCGAAAAGAAGAGAAGTGGCGTACTGATGAAGAAAGTTGAAGATGGCCGGAGTCATGTACACTGGAAAGGAGCTGCTGAAATGATACTTGCAATGTGCTCTCATTACTATGATATTGAAGGTGACATTAAAGATTTGAATGACCTTGAAAGGGTGAAATTTGACCAGATTATTCAAGAGATGGCTGCCAGTAGTCTTCGTTGCATCGCTTTTGCACATAAGCAGGTTCTAGAGGTCGAGCATGAGAGCGGCGGAAACCATCCAAGAATTCAAGAAAATGGGTTGACCCTGTTGGGCATGGTGGGACTGAAAGATCCATGTCGCCCTGGCGTGAAGAGAGCTGTGGAAAATTGTCAATTTGCTGGCGTGCAAGTTGAGATGATCACCGGTGACAATGTATTCACTGCAAAAGCTATAGCCACCGAATGTGGAATACTCCATCCTAACCAAGAAGCAAAAGATGGGATGGTCATTCAAGGGGTCGAGTTTCGTGGATACACGGATGAGGAGCGAATGGAGATAGTTGATAAAATCTGTGTCATGGCAAGGTCTTCTCCTTTCGACAAACTTCTGATGGTGCAGTGCCTGAAAAGAAAAGGCCATGTTGTGGCAGTGACTGGAGATGGCACAAATGATGCACCTGCACTGAAGGAAGCTGATATAGGCCTGTCAATGGGGATCCAAGGTACAGAAGTGGCAAAAGAAAGTTCGGATATTGTAATCTTGGACGATAACTTTGCTTCAGTTGCTACAGTTTTGATGTGGGGAAGATGTGTTTACAACAATACTCAGAAATTCATCCAGTTTCAGCTCACGGTAAATGTAGCAGCTCTTGTCATCAACTTTGTGGCAGCGGTTTCAGCCGGTGAGGTGCCGTTGACTGCTGTTCAACTTTTATGGGTAAACCTGATCATGGACACTTTGGGAGCATTAGCCCTCGCTACAGAGAAGCCCACAAAAGAACTCATGAACCAGAAGCCTGTGGGTCGAACAATGCCACTTATCACCAATGTCATGTGGAGGAATTTGCTAGCTCAAGCCTTGTATCAGATATCTGTTCTCTTGATAATACAGTTCAGAGGAGAATCAATTTTGAGTATCAGCAAAAGGGTAAACGACACATTGATATTCAACACTTTTGTTCTGTGTCAAGTGTTTAATGAGTTCAATGCACGTAAACTCGAGAAGAAGAATGTTTTCGAGGGGATACACAAGAACAAGCTGTTCTTGGGGATTGTTGGGGTTACTTTGATTCTTCAAGTGGTTATGGTCGAGTTTCTTAAGAAGTTTGCGGATACAGAGAGGTTAAATTGGGGACAGTGGGGACTGTGCATTGGAATCGCAGCTGCTTCATGGCCAATTGGTTGGCTTGTCAAAAGCATACCAGTAACTGATAAACCAGTGTCCAGTTTTTTCAGTTTCCAGAACTTACAGGGCACGTAA